One genomic region from Campylobacter sp. RM5004 encodes:
- a CDS encoding FecR family protein, whose protein sequence is MRFALFIFIFANYLLANVGSIVNYVGDVEILRNNESIVVQNKNYELLENDTIITKSNAKVHIIFIDNTNLTLGKNSTIKINKYLINGANSKVDLNAKKGSYDLTSGEISKLARQSFKFQANTATIGIRGTRFSGDLNQKFVDCNDGEIDVKVGNKTYNLKKGERLHYKNLKTITLKKLEPSEFKMIRLGN, encoded by the coding sequence ATGCGTTTTGCTTTATTTATTTTTATTTTTGCTAATTATTTATTAGCTAATGTTGGTAGCATTGTTAATTATGTAGGTGATGTAGAGATTTTAAGAAACAACGAAAGCATTGTAGTTCAAAATAAAAATTATGAATTATTAGAAAACGACACAATAATTACTAAAAGTAATGCAAAAGTTCATATAATATTTATAGATAATACAAATCTTACTTTAGGTAAAAACTCAACTATTAAAATCAATAAATACCTAATAAATGGAGCTAACTCAAAGGTAGATTTAAATGCTAAAAAAGGCAGCTATGATTTAACTAGTGGGGAGATTTCAAAACTAGCTAGACAAAGTTTTAAATTTCAGGCAAATACTGCAACAATAGGAATTCGTGGAACTAGATTTAGTGGAGATTTAAATCAAAAATTCGTAGATTGCAATGATGGTGAAATTGATGTAAAAGTAGGAAATAAAACCTATAATCTTAAAAAAGGCGAAAGACTACACTATAAAAACTTAAAAACAATAACACTAAAGAAATTAGAACCTAGCGAATTTAAAATGATTAGGCTAGGAAATTAA
- a CDS encoding FecR family protein, with protein MKKIALMIFLASSLLANVGKIVTLRGDVLIVSDNKERIAKANDILEENDTIVTKNNAKLQIKFVDNTIVTLGKNTTLNINDYVIDGKNSKVSLKVNNGHFKVMSGNISKIARENFEFQAKTATIGIRGTVFVGSLGKVDKVGCLEGAIDVKVGNKSQLIQAGNQLRFDNDKIIKIEKIAPKEYETINTGKEVASNKNVSYKNNENFNEFLNKKEEMIKAKQELYQNKNYQEYQNNYKYGSERIKDLDINAVSKDIIQICNGNPYCIQNKVNYANKDYSSGKNYQNNKNNNNVNYPRQRGRND; from the coding sequence ATGAAAAAAATTGCTTTAATGATTTTTTTAGCAAGCTCGTTACTTGCAAATGTTGGTAAAATTGTAACCTTAAGGGGTGATGTTTTAATCGTTAGTGATAACAAAGAAAGAATTGCTAAAGCTAATGATATATTAGAAGAAAACGACACAATAGTTACTAAAAATAATGCAAAATTACAAATTAAATTTGTAGATAACACAATAGTTACTTTAGGTAAAAACACTACTTTAAATATTAACGACTATGTAATTGATGGCAAAAACTCAAAAGTAAGCTTAAAGGTAAATAACGGACATTTTAAAGTAATGTCAGGTAATATTTCTAAAATTGCTAGAGAAAACTTTGAATTTCAAGCAAAAACAGCAACCATAGGTATCCGTGGAACAGTATTCGTTGGAAGTCTTGGTAAGGTTGATAAGGTAGGATGTTTAGAAGGTGCTATTGATGTTAAAGTAGGTAATAAATCTCAACTAATTCAAGCAGGAAATCAATTAAGATTTGATAATGATAAAATCATCAAAATTGAAAAAATCGCACCAAAAGAATATGAGACAATTAACACTGGCAAAGAAGTGGCAAGCAACAAAAATGTATCATATAAAAATAATGAAAATTTCAATGAATTTTTAAATAAAAAAGAAGAAATGATAAAAGCAAAACAAGAATTATATCAAAACAAAAACTACCAAGAATATCAAAACAACTATAAGTATGGAAGTGAAAGAATTAAAGACTTAGATATTAATGCAGTTTCTAAAGATATTATTCAAATATGTAATGGAAATCCATATTGCATACAAAATAAAGTTAATTATGCTAATAAAGACTATTCAAGTGGTAAAAATTATCAAAATAATAAAAATAACAATAATGTAAATTACCCAAGACAAAGGGGAAGAAATGATTAA
- a CDS encoding porin family protein: MIKKLSLICLATSILCAGYLEEYNNKNYKKALELAKAQCDIDCNSEELNIILAKSAEKLKDTKEAIAAYDRVLIVNENNIEARFSIANLYYENGNPELMKDELNYMLNNLDLSQEQKTRINNLLSNLEKTKEISRPYFLGINIGFGYDSNPLYGNDKYTDFISMENFQNQKANSSTSIIFSIDGSYNLDLGNNYSTQFYGNFYNKKYLKNKSENYPDLNVLSLGINPKYTYNNHKFVLNLGYDFVMLRRAAFLHSINLGFTYENNLNDNYLYSIFYDYSKGIFDNSYDKDSNFNHHSLGFNNVLAYNNNIYYLNLNYDFEKAKESLSSNSDFKSYGVKIGAIIPFATSYAFKPSISYTHTDYSKEDISYFSKRKDNEYFVSATIEYMINSNQTISLNLSYDKDDSNHNFYDSINYSTMLNYRYEF, from the coding sequence ATGATTAAAAAATTATCATTAATTTGCTTAGCAACTTCAATTCTTTGTGCTGGTTACCTTGAAGAATATAATAATAAAAATTATAAAAAAGCATTAGAATTGGCAAAAGCACAATGCGATATTGATTGTAATAGCGAAGAATTAAATATAATATTAGCTAAAAGTGCTGAAAAATTAAAAGATACAAAAGAAGCAATAGCTGCTTATGATAGAGTTTTGATTGTTAATGAAAACAATATTGAAGCAAGGTTTTCAATAGCTAACTTATATTATGAAAATGGCAACCCTGAGCTTATGAAAGATGAGTTAAACTATATGTTAAATAATCTTGATTTAAGCCAAGAGCAAAAAACTAGAATAAATAATCTTTTAAGCAATCTAGAAAAAACAAAAGAAATTTCTAGACCATATTTCTTAGGAATTAATATTGGTTTTGGTTATGATTCAAACCCGCTTTATGGTAACGATAAATATACTGATTTTATAAGTATGGAAAACTTCCAAAATCAAAAAGCTAATAGCTCAACAAGTATAATTTTTAGCATTGATGGATCTTACAATTTAGATTTAGGGAATAATTATTCAACCCAATTTTATGGAAACTTTTATAATAAAAAATATCTAAAAAATAAAAGCGAAAATTATCCTGATTTAAATGTATTATCGCTAGGTATTAATCCAAAATATACCTATAATAATCATAAATTTGTTTTAAATTTAGGCTATGATTTTGTAATGTTAAGAAGAGCTGCATTTTTACATAGTATAAATTTAGGCTTTACTTATGAAAATAACTTAAATGATAATTATTTATATTCAATTTTTTATGATTATTCAAAAGGTATTTTTGATAATAGCTATGATAAAGATTCAAACTTTAATCACCATTCTTTAGGTTTTAATAATGTTTTAGCTTATAACAATAATATTTATTATTTGAATTTAAATTATGACTTTGAAAAAGCAAAAGAAAGCTTAAGTTCAAACTCAGATTTTAAAAGCTATGGAGTTAAAATAGGTGCTATTATTCCATTTGCTACTAGCTATGCTTTTAAACCAAGTATATCTTATACTCATACAGATTATTCAAAAGAAGATATTTCTTATTTTTCAAAAAGAAAAGATAATGAATACTTTGTAAGTGCAACAATAGAATATATGATTAATAGCAATCAAACTATTAGCCTTAATTTAAGCTATGATAAAGATGATTCAAATCATAATTTTTATGATAGTATAAATTACTCAACTATGCTAAATTACAGATATGAGTTTTAA
- a CDS encoding Type 1 glutamine amidotransferase-like domain-containing protein, producing the protein MQNILLLSSDRYKQLESFEWCVSILNDFFAKTKQIALVPYAQVGDDFNEYEKLLKNKINSKIVSIHSDPINILKESDGVLVSGGNLFVLLYRLQQLNLLDAIKDKINNSALYAGWGAGASLLSEDIKTCNDLPILYPNNLKALGILKYQIITEYIPQDKEFALKLFEYFKLHQNSSVFALPYGSALKIHNDNALVMGNEGVLKLSEYYEQYFKIGDFIKL; encoded by the coding sequence ATGCAAAATATTTTATTATTAAGTAGCGATAGATATAAACAATTAGAATCATTTGAATGGTGTGTAAGTATATTGAATGATTTTTTTGCAAAAACTAAGCAAATTGCTTTAGTTCCTTACGCACAAGTTGGCGATGATTTTAATGAATACGAAAAGCTACTAAAAAATAAAATAAACTCAAAAATAGTATCAATTCATAGCGACCCTATCAATATCCTAAAAGAAAGCGATGGGGTCTTAGTAAGTGGGGGTAATTTATTTGTTTTATTATATAGATTACAACAGCTTAATTTGTTAGATGCTATAAAAGATAAGATAAATAATTCAGCTTTATATGCAGGCTGGGGAGCAGGTGCGAGCTTGCTTTCAGAAGATATTAAAACCTGTAATGATTTACCTATTTTATATCCAAATAATTTAAAAGCATTAGGGATTTTAAAATATCAAATAATTACAGAATATATTCCACAAGATAAAGAATTTGCTTTAAAATTATTTGAATACTTTAAACTACACCAGAATTCATCAGTATTTGCCTTGCCTTATGGCTCAGCTTTAAAAATACACAATGATAATGCATTAGTTATGGGTAATGAAGGCGTATTAAAATTATCAGAGTACTACGAACAATACTTTAAAATAGGCGATTTTATTAAACTATAA
- a CDS encoding molybdopterin-dependent oxidoreductase produces MSRRKFLLAAGVSGVAGAYLYNETIKKMIGLQKAGLKVNDSVYANSINVNAGKYYSSVCNGCVTHCGVRVKVKDNKVLKVSGNPYSLLSSDPWLDMNTSINDSFALLNQGKIHSSVCARGNLVFDKLNDKARITQILKRVGKRGENKWQSIEPEKFLDEIVNGGDLFNEGYVKGFKEVYNHDELIDDNAPEFGKKANGLCIIATGDEGRKNFFQERFQKSFGTINFHGHTATCGLSMRAAMACFLNDFDKYPHLKPDYDNCEFLINFASAPAQAGNPFKRQGLKIADKKSKNCEYVTITPILTNSTSSAASCGKWIAIKPGGDLYLVLALIKGVIENKLYDEEYLSNLNDPNFASYSNAAYLVVQSASDNYKKGEFLRLDKEILVICDNELKKASECKKANIYYDGIINLNGEDLHVKTSFVKLYDSVKDLDVNELLAKSGVKKADYDYLISKIKQYKSKVAFDLHGGTMQTTGLYTGYAILELVGLLGNLNKVGGMSAGGGKFNDLSGIFELAKFKGKIKPSGIRVDKTKKPYEITSEYKNKIKNNENPYPSKLPWYPLTNAICTDAITNAALKYPYGIDILLSWNANIAYASNMNNIKDTLKDSSKIPLFIAIDPFINETSMFADYIVPDSVMYETWGIVSPWGGALTRASHFRFPILNSPNVKFSNEESVCMDSFVIELGKKLGLAGFGKNAIKDKDGNFYNLDKPSDYYLRSFINVALDGGFDYEINEDEIKGLPFYDELKSISPEHYKKALFCMARGGKFENVNKAYDGEFLAKRYKKEVAIYNENLALCKDSLTGENYSGVPYLLNQRYKNGEDLDNLDLKAFSYKSNIFSSLTAASSKLTHLRYSNYIEMNEITASNLGLKNGDLIRVIRDDKKIIGILRTRKGIHENALGIEHGRARRGEGGSDFYIDGKLIAKNIAKRTGVSIANIIPSDKLRGENALISDFVIGSVARQGFGVKVEKIKSLL; encoded by the coding sequence ATGAGTAGAAGAAAATTTTTATTAGCTGCAGGTGTTAGTGGGGTTGCTGGAGCGTATTTATATAATGAAACTATAAAGAAAATGATTGGCTTACAAAAAGCTGGGCTTAAAGTAAATGATAGTGTTTATGCAAATAGTATAAATGTAAATGCGGGTAAATACTATTCAAGTGTTTGTAATGGTTGCGTAACTCATTGTGGTGTTAGGGTTAAGGTTAAAGATAATAAAGTTTTAAAAGTTAGCGGAAATCCTTATAGTTTGCTCTCAAGTGATCCTTGGCTTGATATGAATACTAGTATAAATGATAGTTTTGCGTTATTAAATCAAGGCAAAATCCATTCAAGTGTTTGTGCTAGGGGGAATTTAGTTTTTGATAAATTAAATGATAAAGCAAGAATTACACAAATCCTAAAAAGAGTAGGAAAGCGTGGAGAAAACAAATGGCAAAGCATTGAACCTGAGAAATTTTTAGATGAGATTGTTAATGGTGGCGATTTGTTTAATGAAGGATATGTAAAAGGTTTTAAAGAAGTCTATAATCACGATGAACTAATAGACGATAATGCACCTGAATTTGGTAAAAAGGCAAATGGTTTATGTATTATCGCAACAGGTGATGAAGGAAGAAAGAATTTCTTTCAAGAAAGATTTCAAAAATCATTTGGAACTATTAATTTTCATGGACATACTGCTACATGTGGCTTATCTATGCGTGCTGCAATGGCTTGTTTTTTAAATGATTTTGATAAATATCCACATTTAAAACCTGATTATGATAATTGTGAATTTTTAATTAATTTTGCTAGTGCTCCAGCTCAAGCAGGAAATCCTTTTAAAAGGCAAGGATTAAAAATTGCAGATAAAAAAAGTAAAAATTGCGAGTATGTTACAATCACTCCGATACTTACAAACTCAACTTCAAGTGCTGCAAGCTGTGGTAAGTGGATTGCTATAAAACCAGGTGGGGATTTATATCTTGTATTAGCTCTTATTAAAGGCGTAATTGAAAATAAACTTTATGATGAAGAATATTTATCTAATTTAAATGATCCTAATTTTGCTAGTTATTCAAACGCAGCTTATTTAGTAGTGCAAAGTGCTAGTGATAATTATAAAAAAGGCGAGTTTCTTAGACTTGATAAAGAGATTTTAGTAATTTGTGATAATGAATTAAAAAAGGCTAGTGAATGCAAAAAAGCTAATATTTATTATGATGGAATTATTAATCTAAATGGCGAAGATTTGCATGTTAAAACAAGTTTTGTTAAGTTGTATGATAGTGTTAAGGATTTAGATGTTAATGAGTTATTAGCTAAGAGTGGGGTTAAAAAAGCTGATTATGATTATTTAATAAGTAAGATTAAACAATATAAAAGCAAAGTTGCATTTGACTTGCATGGTGGGACAATGCAAACAACTGGATTATATACAGGTTATGCGATTTTAGAGCTTGTTGGCTTGCTTGGTAATTTAAATAAAGTTGGTGGAATGAGTGCAGGTGGGGGTAAATTTAATGATTTATCTGGAATTTTTGAGTTAGCTAAATTTAAAGGCAAAATTAAACCTAGTGGAATTAGAGTTGATAAGACAAAAAAACCTTATGAAATTACAAGTGAATATAAAAATAAAATAAAAAACAACGAAAATCCATATCCATCAAAACTGCCTTGGTATCCATTAACAAATGCGATTTGCACTGATGCTATTACAAATGCTGCTTTAAAATATCCTTATGGAATAGATATTTTATTATCATGGAATGCAAATATTGCTTATGCAAGCAATATGAATAATATAAAAGATACTTTAAAAGATAGCTCTAAAATACCTTTATTTATAGCAATTGATCCATTTATAAACGAAACTAGTATGTTTGCTGATTATATTGTTCCTGATAGTGTTATGTATGAAACTTGGGGTATTGTTAGTCCTTGGGGTGGGGCTTTAACTCGTGCAAGTCATTTTAGATTTCCTATTTTAAATTCTCCTAATGTTAAGTTTAGTAATGAAGAGAGTGTTTGTATGGATAGCTTTGTTATTGAACTTGGCAAAAAATTAGGCTTAGCAGGGTTTGGTAAAAATGCTATAAAAGATAAAGATGGTAATTTTTATAATTTAGATAAGCCAAGTGATTATTATTTAAGAAGTTTTATAAATGTTGCTCTTGATGGTGGGTTTGATTATGAAATAAATGAAGATGAGATAAAAGGTTTGCCATTTTATGATGAGCTTAAAAGTATTAGTCCAGAGCATTATAAAAAAGCACTTTTTTGTATGGCAAGGGGTGGTAAATTTGAAAACGTTAATAAAGCTTATGATGGCGAGTTTTTAGCTAAAAGATATAAAAAAGAAGTAGCTATTTATAATGAAAATTTAGCACTTTGTAAGGATTCTTTAACGGGGGAAAATTATAGCGGTGTTCCTTATTTATTAAATCAGCGTTACAAAAATGGTGAAGATTTAGATAATTTAGACTTAAAAGCATTTTCTTATAAATCAAATATATTTTCAAGCTTAACTGCTGCAAGTTCAAAATTAACTCATCTTAGATATTCAAATTATATTGAAATGAATGAAATTACAGCAAGTAATTTAGGGCTTAAAAATGGTGATTTGATAAGAGTAATTAGAGATGATAAAAAAATAATAGGTATTTTAAGAACAAGAAAAGGTATTCACGAAAACGCATTAGGCATTGAGCATGGGCGTGCAAGGCGTGGTGAAGGTGGAAGTGATTTTTATATAGATGGTAAATTAATAGCAAAAAATATTGCAAAAAGAACAGGCGTAAGCATTGCAAATATAATTCCAAGCGATAAGTTAAGAGGCGAAAATGCGTTGATTAGTGATTTTGTAATAGGCTCAGTTGCTAGACAAGGATTTGGTGTAAAAGTAGAAAAAATTAAAAGCTTATTATAA
- the nrfD gene encoding NrfD/PsrC family molybdoenzyme membrane anchor subunit: protein MSAVIIEGFSVQRTWALDVVNDFFIAGASFGAFLIASLYFVFGLKQYKNTALFSLLISLICVIAVPFNLVDDLKQPSRLLEFFLNGWANLPTSPMKWGVILLIVYPLFLMILAFLHIKNKNVKTLAIITLFLSFCIPGYTGYILGASVGVSFWNTPVLPLLFIVNGAVGGVGVCALVLFIYSKIIKVSIDFNKLIKVAGYLIILDLLLRFFWFSFMLGFNKEIKELYQYVFLARFYEIFILEFCLILIILINLFTKLKNYQFSLLLTFLSMATYSYCFKFNVVFAGNTMPKIMSGFSEYSFKILGSDSLGSVVGNWCICVALFCLFAAIFDKDLRKSFK, encoded by the coding sequence ATGAGTGCTGTTATAATTGAAGGTTTTAGTGTTCAAAGAACATGGGCTTTAGATGTTGTTAATGATTTTTTTATTGCAGGGGCTAGTTTTGGAGCATTTTTAATTGCGAGTTTGTATTTTGTATTTGGATTAAAACAATATAAAAATACTGCATTATTTTCGTTATTAATTTCATTAATTTGTGTAATTGCAGTTCCTTTTAATCTAGTAGATGATTTAAAACAGCCTTCAAGATTATTAGAATTTTTCTTAAATGGTTGGGCTAACTTGCCAACTTCTCCTATGAAATGGGGAGTTATTTTACTTATTGTATATCCTTTATTTTTAATGATATTAGCTTTTTTGCATATAAAAAATAAAAATGTAAAAACGCTTGCAATAATTACTTTATTTTTATCTTTTTGTATTCCGGGCTATACGGGTTATATTTTAGGAGCTAGTGTTGGAGTTAGTTTTTGGAATACGCCTGTTTTACCATTATTATTTATTGTAAATGGTGCCGTTGGTGGGGTTGGAGTATGTGCATTGGTTTTATTTATATATTCAAAAATAATAAAAGTATCAATTGATTTTAATAAGCTAATAAAAGTAGCAGGGTATTTAATAATCCTTGATTTGCTTTTAAGATTTTTTTGGTTTAGCTTTATGCTAGGCTTTAATAAAGAAATTAAAGAGCTTTATCAATATGTATTTTTAGCTAGATTTTATGAGATTTTTATTCTTGAGTTTTGTTTGATTTTAATTATTCTAATAAATTTATTTACAAAGCTTAAAAACTATCAATTTTCACTACTTTTAACATTTTTAAGTATGGCTACTTATAGTTATTGCTTTAAGTTTAATGTGGTTTTTGCAGGTAATACTATGCCAAAAATTATGAGTGGATTTTCAGAATATTCTTTTAAGATATTAGGTAGTGATAGTTTAGGTTCTGTTGTTGGTAATTGGTGTATTTGTGTAGCTTTATTTTGTTTATTTGCTGCGATATTTGATAAAGATTTAAGAAAGAGTTTTAAATGA
- the dsrO gene encoding sulfate reduction electron transfer complex DsrMKJOP subunit DsrO — protein MNRRKFVFIGMTTSSYAFSFHNKGIDMLDKRYIGNSSKRYAMVIDLRRCIACHACTAACINENKVPQNQFRSFVSEYELSKNDEVFKAFLPELCNHCDNPPCVSVCPTGATFKRKDGLVLVDSNICWGCSYCVNACPYDKRFINKETKVADKCTFCAHLIDNDELPACVSTCVGKARIFGDLNDKTSEVSKLLASYPTSVLKQHFGTKPRVFYINLDNELNEINPNHKMLQDISREFDMALEEEWSVR, from the coding sequence ATGAATAGAAGAAAATTTGTATTTATAGGAATGACAACTTCAAGTTATGCATTTAGTTTTCACAATAAAGGTATTGATATGCTTGATAAAAGGTATATCGGCAATTCATCCAAGCGTTATGCAATGGTTATTGACTTAAGGCGATGTATTGCTTGCCATGCATGCACAGCAGCCTGTATTAATGAAAATAAAGTTCCTCAAAATCAATTTAGATCTTTTGTAAGCGAATATGAATTAAGCAAAAATGATGAAGTATTTAAGGCTTTTTTGCCAGAGCTTTGCAATCATTGTGACAATCCTCCTTGTGTTAGCGTATGTCCAACCGGTGCAACATTTAAGCGAAAAGATGGTTTAGTTTTAGTTGATAGTAATATTTGTTGGGGCTGTAGCTACTGCGTAAATGCATGTCCTTATGATAAAAGATTTATTAATAAAGAAACTAAAGTAGCAGATAAATGCACCTTTTGTGCGCATTTAATAGATAATGATGAACTTCCTGCTTGTGTTAGCACTTGTGTTGGAAAGGCTAGAATTTTTGGAGATTTAAATGATAAAACAAGTGAAGTTTCAAAACTTTTAGCTAGTTATCCAACTAGCGTTTTAAAACAGCATTTTGGAACAAAACCAAGGGTGTTTTATATTAATTTAGACAATGAATTAAATGAAATAAATCCAAATCACAAAATGCTTCAAGATATTTCAAGAGAATTTGATATGGCTTTAGAAGAAGAGTGGAGTGTAAGATGA
- a CDS encoding catalase: MKQLTTDFGNPIGSNQNSLTAGAMGPLLMQDYQLIEKLAHQNRERIPERAVHAKGSGAYGELRITADISKYTKAKVFAKGEVTPLFLRFSTVAGEAGAADAERDVRGFAIKFYTKEGVWDLVGNNTPTFFLRDAYKFPDFIHTQKRDPRTHLRSNNAAWDFWTQVPESLHQVTILMSDRGIPASYRHMNGYGSHTYSFINDKNERFWVKFHFKTKQGIKCLTNEEAEKIIAKDRESHQRDLYENIEKGNFPAWSVKIQILAENEVSKLGFNPFDLTKVWPHSVAPLIEVGEMVLNRNPQNYFNEVEQAAFSPSNIVPGIGFSPDKMLQARIFSYPDAQRYRIGANYHQLPVNRAKNEVHTYNVAGAMNFGIGDNLVNGAYYEPNTLNGAIEDNKYLEPDLAVGSSAARYAPLDNDFYTQPRNLFNILPSDEKERLYKNLAASFDGVKVEIIEKALAHFEKISPEYANGVKKALGK, encoded by the coding sequence ATGAAACAATTAACAACAGACTTTGGTAACCCAATAGGTTCAAATCAAAACTCACTTACAGCAGGTGCAATGGGACCACTTTTAATGCAAGATTATCAACTAATTGAAAAACTTGCTCATCAAAATAGAGAAAGAATCCCAGAGCGTGCAGTTCATGCAAAAGGAAGTGGTGCTTATGGAGAACTAAGAATTACAGCTGATATTAGCAAATACACAAAAGCTAAAGTTTTTGCAAAAGGCGAAGTTACGCCACTTTTCTTACGCTTTTCAACAGTTGCAGGTGAAGCTGGTGCAGCTGATGCTGAAAGAGATGTTCGTGGCTTTGCTATCAAGTTTTACACAAAAGAAGGCGTTTGGGATTTAGTAGGTAATAACACTCCTACATTTTTCTTAAGAGATGCTTATAAATTCCCTGATTTTATCCACACTCAAAAAAGAGACCCAAGAACACACCTAAGAAGCAACAATGCTGCATGGGATTTTTGGACGCAAGTTCCTGAAAGTCTTCATCAAGTAACAATTCTTATGAGTGATAGAGGAATTCCTGCATCGTATCGCCACATGAACGGATATGGTTCTCATACTTATTCTTTTATTAATGATAAAAACGAAAGATTTTGGGTAAAATTTCACTTTAAAACCAAGCAAGGAATTAAGTGTTTAACAAACGAAGAAGCAGAAAAAATCATCGCAAAAGATAGAGAATCTCATCAAAGAGATTTATATGAAAATATTGAAAAAGGCAATTTCCCTGCATGGAGCGTAAAAATTCAAATCTTAGCTGAGAATGAAGTAAGCAAACTTGGCTTTAATCCATTTGACTTAACAAAAGTATGGCCGCATAGCGTTGCTCCACTTATTGAAGTTGGTGAAATGGTGCTAAATCGCAATCCACAAAATTATTTTAACGAAGTTGAACAAGCTGCATTTAGCCCAAGTAATATAGTTCCAGGTATAGGCTTTAGCCCTGATAAAATGCTACAAGCTAGAATCTTTAGCTATCCTGATGCTCAAAGATATAGAATCGGAGCAAACTATCATCAATTACCTGTAAATAGAGCTAAAAATGAAGTTCATACTTATAATGTCGCAGGTGCAATGAACTTTGGTATAGGAGATAACTTAGTAAACGGTGCTTATTATGAGCCAAATACCTTAAATGGAGCAATAGAAGATAATAAATATCTTGAGCCAGATTTAGCAGTAGGCAGCAGTGCAGCAAGATATGCTCCACTAGATAATGATTTTTACACACAACCAAGAAATTTATTTAATATCTTGCCAAGTGATGAAAAAGAAAGACTTTATAAAAACCTAGCAGCAAGTTTTGATGGTGTTAAAGTTGAAATCATAGAAAAAGCTCTAGCACATTTTGAAAAAATCAGCCCAGAATACGCAAACGGCGTTAAAAAAGCTTTAGGAAAATAA
- a CDS encoding ankyrin repeat domain-containing protein — MQVSSAELARYDELCKMALDFARNNDHNTLLNMIRAGFNVDFKDHRGNTLLMLACYNGSYECAKMLLENGANVDMKNDKGQTPLAGVCFKGYLDIVKLLVSYGANINENNGLGMTPYTFALMFGRLEIAEYLTTQKTSLLKKLTLKILKLFKKSN, encoded by the coding sequence ATGCAAGTAAGTAGTGCCGAATTAGCAAGATATGATGAGCTTTGTAAAATGGCATTAGATTTTGCTAGAAACAATGACCATAACACTCTTCTTAATATGATAAGAGCAGGATTTAATGTAGATTTTAAAGACCATCGTGGCAATACGCTTTTAATGTTAGCTTGTTATAACGGCTCTTACGAATGCGCAAAAATGCTTTTAGAAAATGGCGCAAATGTAGATATGAAAAACGATAAAGGGCAAACCCCATTAGCAGGGGTTTGCTTTAAAGGATATTTAGATATTGTTAAATTACTTGTAAGCTATGGTGCAAACATAAATGAAAACAACGGCTTAGGCATGACGCCTTATACATTCGCTCTTATGTTTGGAAGACTTGAAATAGCTGAGTATTTAACTACACAAAAAACTAGTCTATTAAAAAAACTAACCTTAAAAATATTAAAACTCTTCAAAAAAAGTAACTAA
- a CDS encoding transporter substrate-binding domain-containing protein has translation MKKIIILLAFIMQIFASDLIKVGMSPGFAPFGYIKDDKIIGFDIDLVNEIAKVLDIKIEFVPMDFDALMGALKLGKIDVIASGLSNTPARAKNVEFSDIYYQGSNCFLRKKSRTDITSLNGLSVGVQLGSIQANMLNQIPNTKPFLNSEIANLVLALVNDKVDAVIVDKLVARGYLNTYNELEIFQELKEENDGVSFAFAKGNTKLRDDFNKALEVVKSQGIYEKLLEKYEM, from the coding sequence ATGAAAAAAATTATTATTTTATTAGCATTTATTATGCAAATTTTTGCAAGTGATTTGATAAAAGTTGGTATGTCACCGGGTTTTGCTCCATTTGGCTATATTAAAGATGATAAAATTATTGGCTTTGATATTGATTTGGTTAATGAGATAGCTAAGGTTTTAGATATTAAAATAGAGTTTGTGCCTATGGATTTTGATGCTTTAATGGGCGCTTTAAAGCTTGGCAAAATTGATGTGATAGCATCAGGACTTAGCAATACACCTGCAAGGGCAAAAAATGTTGAGTTTAGCGATATTTATTATCAAGGTTCAAACTGCTTTTTAAGAAAAAAATCAAGAACCGATATTACTAGCTTAAACGGCTTAAGCGTAGGCGTTCAATTAGGCTCAATTCAAGCAAATATGCTAAATCAAATTCCAAATACAAAACCTTTTTTAAACTCTGAAATAGCTAATTTAGTATTAGCATTAGTAAATGATAAAGTTGATGCGGTAATTGTTGATAAATTAGTAGCTCGTGGATATTTAAACACTTATAATGAGCTTGAAATCTTTCAAGAATTAAAAGAAGAAAACGATGGAGTAAGCTTTGCCTTTGCTAAAGGAAATACAAAATTAAGAGATGATTTTAACAAAGCTTTAGAAGTTGTAAAAAGTCAAGGAATTTATGAAAAATTATTAGAAAAATATGAAATGTAA